The Corynebacterium simulans genome contains a region encoding:
- a CDS encoding NADP-dependent isocitrate dehydrogenase: MAKIIWTRTDEAPLLATYSFKPVVEAFASTADIEVETRDISLAGRILAQFPERLGDKKVEDALAELGKLAKTPEANIIKLPNISASLVQLKKAIAELQAAGYDVPDYEDAQEAYAVVTGSAVNPVLREGNSDRRAPIAVKNFAKKYPHKMGAWSADSKTNVATMSDNDFRHNEKSVILEQDDTLSIKLVAEDGAETVLLEKLPVLKGEVVDGTFISAKALDEFLKAQVARAKEEGVLFSAHLKATMMKVSDPIIFGHVVRAYFADVFAQYGEQLEAAGLNGENGLGAIYEGLNSLENGEEIKAAFDAALENGPDLAMVNSAKGISNLHVPSDVIIDASMPAMIRTSGHMWNKNDEEQDTLAVIPDSSYAGVYQAVIDDCKANGAFDPSTMGTVPNVGLMAQKAEEYGSHNKTFKVPENGTVQVTSSAGDVLIEHDVEAGDIWRACQTKDAPIQDWVKLAVNRARLSGMKTIFWLDSERAHDRNITSLVEKYLQDHDTEGLDISIASPVEATKISIERIRKGEDTISVTGNVLRDYNTDLFPILELGTSAKMLSVVPLMAGGGLFETGAGGSAPKHVQQVEEENHLRWDSLGEFLALAESFRHELNAHGNAKAGVLADALDKATETLLDEGNSPSRKVGENDNRGSHFHLTLNWAKELAAQTEDAELAETFKPVAEALESKKDEIQQGLLDVQGSPADLGGYYAPDEEKISSVMRPVAAFNEIIDGLKK; the protein is encoded by the coding sequence ATGGCAAAGATTATCTGGACCCGCACGGACGAAGCTCCGCTGCTTGCAACCTACTCTTTCAAGCCGGTTGTTGAGGCCTTCGCCTCCACCGCAGACATCGAGGTAGAAACCCGCGATATCTCCCTGGCCGGCCGCATCCTGGCGCAGTTCCCGGAGCGCCTCGGCGACAAGAAGGTCGAAGACGCCCTCGCTGAGCTGGGCAAGCTGGCTAAGACTCCGGAAGCTAACATCATCAAGCTGCCGAACATCTCCGCTTCCCTCGTCCAGCTAAAGAAGGCAATCGCTGAGCTGCAGGCTGCAGGTTACGACGTCCCGGATTACGAGGACGCGCAGGAGGCCTACGCTGTGGTTACCGGTTCCGCTGTGAACCCGGTGCTGCGTGAGGGCAACTCTGACCGCCGCGCTCCCATCGCAGTGAAGAACTTCGCGAAGAAGTACCCACACAAGATGGGCGCTTGGTCTGCTGATTCCAAGACCAACGTGGCCACCATGTCTGATAACGACTTCCGCCACAATGAGAAGTCCGTCATCCTGGAGCAGGATGACACCCTTTCCATCAAGCTCGTTGCTGAGGACGGCGCTGAGACCGTGCTGTTGGAGAAGCTACCGGTTCTAAAGGGCGAGGTTGTTGACGGCACCTTCATTTCCGCAAAGGCTCTGGATGAGTTCCTGAAGGCTCAGGTTGCACGCGCTAAGGAAGAGGGCGTTCTCTTCTCTGCTCACTTGAAGGCCACCATGATGAAGGTCTCTGACCCGATCATCTTCGGCCACGTTGTGCGCGCTTACTTCGCTGATGTCTTTGCACAGTACGGCGAGCAGCTTGAGGCCGCTGGTCTCAATGGCGAGAACGGCCTCGGCGCTATCTACGAGGGCCTGAACTCCCTCGAGAATGGCGAAGAGATCAAGGCCGCATTCGACGCTGCTCTCGAAAACGGTCCGGACCTGGCTATGGTCAACTCCGCTAAGGGCATCAGCAACCTGCACGTCCCATCTGACGTCATCATCGACGCTTCCATGCCGGCCATGATCCGCACCTCCGGCCACATGTGGAACAAGAATGATGAAGAGCAGGACACCTTGGCTGTCATCCCTGATTCTTCTTACGCTGGCGTCTACCAGGCAGTTATCGATGATTGCAAGGCGAATGGCGCTTTCGATCCTTCCACCATGGGTACCGTTCCGAACGTCGGCTTGATGGCTCAGAAGGCTGAGGAGTACGGCTCCCACAACAAGACCTTCAAGGTGCCGGAGAACGGCACCGTACAGGTGACTAGCTCCGCTGGCGACGTCCTCATCGAGCACGACGTCGAGGCAGGCGACATCTGGCGCGCTTGCCAGACCAAGGATGCTCCGATCCAGGATTGGGTCAAGCTGGCTGTTAACCGCGCTCGCCTTTCCGGCATGAAGACCATCTTCTGGCTGGACTCGGAGCGCGCACACGACCGCAACATCACCTCCTTGGTTGAGAAGTACCTCCAAGACCACGACACCGAGGGCTTGGATATCTCCATCGCCTCCCCGGTCGAGGCAACCAAGATCTCCATCGAGCGCATCCGTAAGGGCGAGGACACCATCTCCGTCACCGGCAACGTGCTGCGTGACTACAACACCGACCTGTTCCCAATTCTCGAGCTCGGTACCTCCGCAAAGATGCTGTCTGTGGTTCCGCTGATGGCTGGCGGCGGCCTCTTCGAGACCGGTGCAGGCGGATCTGCGCCGAAGCACGTTCAGCAGGTTGAGGAAGAAAACCACCTGCGTTGGGACTCCCTGGGTGAGTTCCTCGCATTGGCAGAGTCCTTCCGCCACGAGCTCAACGCTCACGGCAACGCTAAGGCAGGGGTGCTTGCCGACGCCCTCGACAAGGCCACCGAGACCCTCCTCGACGAGGGCAACTCCCCGTCCCGCAAGGTCGGCGAGAACGACAACCGTGGTTCTCACTTCCACCTGACCCTGAACTGGGCCAAGGAGCTGGCTGCTCAGACCGAAGACGCTGAGCTGGCTGAGACCTTCAAGCCGGTTGCTGAGGCACTCGAGTCTAAGAAGGACGAGATCCAGCAGGGTCTGCTCGATGTTCAGGGCTCCCCAGCTGATCTGGGCGGCTACTACGCACCGGACGAGGAAAAGATTTCCTCCGTCATGCGCCCGGTTGCTGCCTTCAACGAGATCATTGACGGCCTGAAGAAGTAA
- a CDS encoding PLP-dependent aminotransferase family protein, which translates to MNLGLDPDDSRTLPVQIAAAIREMVATGTLLPGEQIDSTRTLSAQLGVSRGTVVTAFDQLIAEGYLVASTGSGTRINPRLHPTKSPTVAPKSHTPPPLNRVELTPGLPDTTSLITPEWRAAWRDAAALAAAPQLPQEIAHHLRHMRGLAVDPDSILVTAGVREGLALLLRGVAKQLRIGVESPGYPSLRKVPEALGHTLVEVPTDSEGVRVPLTDLDALIVTPSHQYPYGDSLSAARRTELVRWARETGVLIIEDDFDSELRYVGQPLPALTALEPEHTALLGTFSSVISPTIACGYLVVPEHLREPLVQQRQLFGQPVSSITQDALAGFMASGALRRHTGKMRRAYRRRRDLVTATFRTLPGVELLPIRGGLHAVLLCERPAAAVVARAAEQGIGLTALADYWGGEEAPNGVVLGFGHLSDLELALALAAVAEAASL; encoded by the coding sequence ATGAATTTAGGCCTCGACCCGGACGATTCGCGGACGCTGCCCGTGCAGATTGCGGCAGCCATCCGCGAAATGGTTGCCACTGGCACACTGTTGCCAGGCGAGCAGATAGATTCAACCCGTACCTTATCGGCGCAGCTAGGCGTCTCGCGCGGAACTGTGGTAACCGCTTTCGATCAACTCATCGCCGAGGGCTACCTCGTCGCAAGCACAGGCTCCGGAACCCGTATCAATCCTCGTCTACACCCCACCAAATCCCCCACGGTCGCCCCGAAATCGCACACCCCACCACCCCTCAACCGGGTGGAGCTAACCCCCGGTCTACCCGATACAACGAGCCTTATCACCCCCGAATGGCGCGCCGCCTGGCGCGACGCCGCCGCGCTTGCCGCGGCTCCCCAACTCCCCCAAGAAATCGCCCACCACCTCCGCCACATGCGCGGCCTTGCAGTAGATCCGGATAGCATCCTCGTTACCGCCGGCGTGCGTGAGGGGCTTGCGTTGTTATTGCGGGGCGTCGCCAAGCAGCTGCGTATTGGCGTGGAATCGCCGGGTTATCCCAGTCTGCGCAAGGTACCGGAGGCTTTAGGCCATACCCTCGTGGAAGTACCTACCGATTCAGAGGGTGTGCGTGTTCCGCTAACGGATCTGGACGCGCTCATCGTCACTCCAAGCCATCAATATCCGTACGGCGATTCCCTCTCGGCTGCTCGTCGAACGGAGCTGGTGCGGTGGGCACGGGAGACGGGAGTACTCATCATTGAGGACGATTTCGACTCCGAACTGCGTTATGTGGGCCAACCTTTGCCCGCGCTGACTGCCCTCGAGCCCGAGCACACGGCGCTGTTGGGCACGTTTAGCTCGGTGATCTCCCCGACCATCGCTTGTGGATATCTCGTCGTCCCGGAGCACCTGCGCGAGCCGCTGGTGCAGCAGCGGCAGCTTTTTGGGCAGCCCGTGAGTTCTATTACCCAAGATGCGTTGGCGGGGTTTATGGCCAGCGGTGCGCTGCGCCGTCACACCGGCAAAATGCGCCGCGCTTACCGACGCCGCCGTGACCTAGTCACCGCCACCTTCCGCACGCTACCTGGCGTCGAGCTGCTGCCGATTCGCGGTGGTCTGCACGCTGTGTTGCTCTGCGAACGCCCAGCGGCAGCGGTGGTCGCACGGGCAGCGGAACAGGGAATCGGACTTACTGCACTAGCTGATTACTGGGGCGGAGAGGAAGCACCAAACGGAGTCGTATTGGGCTTTGGCCACCTCAGCGACTTGGAATTGGCGCTAGCACTCGCTGCGGTCGCAGAAGCCGCATCTCTTTAA
- a CDS encoding M3 family metallopeptidase — translation MSNPLLSPSTLPYQLPPFAEIKEKHFLPAFHKALQLHDAEIAAIVDNPADPTWENTVEALESSGQDLERVIAVFANLSGTDITDGMEAIGSQLWPELSAHQDAIYQNAVLYARLKEVGVDTPKDEESQRLYAHLLRTFARKGADLDSASKARLSEINQRLSTLSEEFGRTLMESTRKLAVELTEQELEGLPEERKASASADAKALGREGFVIPLELPTVQSEQARLVQPEARAKLYEASARRGEGNAEGLIEAVQLRAERAELLGFTSHADYVISEETAGSAQAARDMLFQLAPAAEANAEGEQKLLAEAASLRDEDFSAADWPYWESQVRARDFALDEEELRNYFPLEQVLEEGVFAAANRLYGIVVVPRDDLEGYAEGVRVWEVFDEGQDPATDKDNGIGLFVTDYFGRPTKRGGAWMSEFVGQAGLLERKPVIVNVMGITKPADGSQPLLSLDELRTVFHEFGHALHGLLSDVRYPTFAGTNVPRDWVEFPSQINENWALEPALVKRYARHVDTGEVIPDALLQAVSEASEFGQGFATVEYLAASIVDLAWHSLSFDETADLKAAEVAQFEKQALAKAGLNNPLIAPRYRSQYFNHIFAGGYSAGYYSYLWAEVLDADGFSWFKEEGAGDSDEQARAAGEKFRKLILSKGASRDFTETYRELRGRDKDVEPLLKRRGLAGA, via the coding sequence ATGAGTAATCCACTACTTTCTCCGTCTACTCTGCCCTACCAATTGCCACCTTTTGCCGAGATTAAAGAAAAACACTTCCTCCCGGCTTTTCACAAGGCTCTTCAGCTTCATGATGCCGAAATCGCCGCCATCGTAGATAATCCCGCCGACCCGACGTGGGAAAACACCGTCGAAGCACTAGAGAGCTCCGGACAAGACCTGGAACGCGTCATTGCTGTCTTTGCGAATCTCTCCGGAACCGATATCACCGACGGTATGGAGGCCATCGGTTCGCAGCTATGGCCAGAGCTTTCCGCCCATCAAGATGCGATCTATCAAAATGCGGTTCTCTACGCCCGTTTGAAGGAAGTGGGCGTAGACACGCCCAAGGACGAGGAATCCCAACGTCTATATGCTCATTTGCTGCGTACGTTCGCTCGCAAAGGCGCGGACTTAGATTCCGCAAGCAAGGCCCGGCTTTCGGAAATCAATCAGCGTCTTTCGACTCTGTCTGAGGAATTCGGCCGAACGCTGATGGAATCAACCCGAAAACTCGCGGTGGAGCTCACGGAACAGGAGTTGGAGGGCCTGCCGGAGGAGAGGAAGGCCTCCGCGAGCGCGGATGCAAAAGCTCTGGGTCGTGAAGGCTTCGTGATTCCTCTAGAGCTGCCAACTGTGCAATCGGAGCAGGCCCGTCTCGTGCAGCCGGAGGCTCGTGCGAAGCTTTATGAGGCGTCTGCTCGCCGCGGCGAAGGAAACGCAGAAGGTCTCATCGAGGCCGTACAGCTACGTGCCGAGCGCGCGGAACTTTTAGGATTTACCTCGCATGCCGACTATGTCATCTCTGAAGAAACTGCCGGAAGCGCCCAGGCGGCTCGCGATATGCTCTTCCAACTAGCACCTGCGGCTGAGGCCAACGCAGAAGGTGAACAGAAGTTGCTCGCCGAGGCAGCGAGCCTGCGCGATGAGGACTTTAGCGCAGCGGATTGGCCATATTGGGAGTCGCAGGTGCGTGCCCGTGATTTCGCGCTGGACGAGGAAGAACTACGCAATTACTTCCCACTCGAACAGGTCTTGGAGGAAGGTGTATTCGCTGCTGCAAATCGTCTTTATGGCATCGTGGTTGTCCCACGCGATGACTTGGAGGGATATGCCGAGGGCGTGCGCGTGTGGGAGGTTTTCGACGAGGGCCAGGATCCCGCAACGGACAAGGACAATGGCATCGGCCTGTTTGTCACTGATTACTTCGGCCGCCCCACCAAACGCGGCGGGGCATGGATGAGCGAGTTTGTGGGTCAGGCAGGTCTGCTGGAGCGCAAACCGGTGATCGTGAACGTCATGGGAATTACCAAGCCAGCCGATGGTTCACAGCCGCTGCTGAGCTTGGACGAGCTGCGCACCGTCTTCCACGAGTTTGGCCATGCGCTGCATGGTTTACTCTCGGATGTCCGATACCCCACTTTCGCAGGTACAAACGTCCCCCGAGACTGGGTCGAGTTTCCCTCGCAGATTAATGAGAACTGGGCATTGGAGCCGGCACTGGTGAAGCGTTACGCCCGCCACGTGGATACCGGCGAGGTCATCCCCGATGCACTCTTGCAGGCAGTTTCGGAAGCCAGCGAGTTCGGCCAGGGCTTTGCCACGGTGGAATACCTAGCGGCCTCGATTGTGGACTTGGCGTGGCACTCGCTTTCATTCGACGAAACCGCAGACCTCAAGGCGGCGGAGGTTGCGCAGTTCGAGAAGCAAGCCCTAGCCAAGGCCGGGCTGAACAACCCGCTTATCGCGCCGCGCTACCGTTCCCAGTACTTCAACCACATCTTCGCCGGCGGATACTCTGCAGGCTATTACTCCTACCTCTGGGCCGAGGTCCTCGACGCCGATGGATTTTCTTGGTTCAAGGAAGAAGGCGCCGGTGACTCGGACGAGCAAGCTCGTGCAGCTGGCGAGAAATTCCGCAAGCTCATCTTGTCCAAGGGCGCATCGCGCGATTTCACCGAAACCTACCGCGAACTGCGTGGCCGAGACAAGGACGTCGAGCCGCTGCTCAAGCGCCGCGGCCTCGCTGGTGCTTAA
- the pdxT gene encoding pyridoxal 5'-phosphate synthase glutaminase subunit PdxT, giving the protein MTIGVLALQGGVEEHVAILESLGAHVTRVRLPRELDGLDGIVLPGGESSTIDRLARAFELAQPLRDAIRAGLPVLATCAGLIYSARELENPAPGQQSLGVLDVVVRRNGFGNQRFSEERTVPVRLDEEELAVEASFIRAPIVTSHGTGVEVIATVPESDGTPVVVGVREDNVIALSFHPEENGDDRIHARWLAGLSV; this is encoded by the coding sequence CTGACGATTGGCGTGCTGGCCTTGCAAGGCGGCGTCGAGGAGCACGTGGCAATTCTGGAATCTCTCGGCGCACACGTAACCCGCGTGCGCTTGCCCCGGGAATTGGATGGCCTTGATGGCATCGTGCTTCCAGGCGGCGAGTCTTCCACCATCGACCGCCTTGCTCGCGCCTTCGAGCTCGCGCAGCCGCTTCGCGATGCCATCCGTGCCGGCCTGCCCGTCCTTGCCACCTGCGCCGGACTGATTTACTCTGCCCGTGAACTGGAGAATCCGGCGCCTGGACAACAGAGTCTCGGTGTACTTGACGTCGTCGTGCGCCGCAATGGATTCGGGAACCAGCGCTTCTCTGAAGAGCGCACTGTGCCCGTGCGCTTGGATGAGGAGGAGCTGGCTGTGGAGGCGTCTTTCATCCGCGCGCCTATCGTTACCTCGCATGGCACAGGGGTGGAAGTAATTGCCACCGTTCCTGAGAGTGACGGAACTCCAGTTGTCGTGGGAGTACGGGAAGACAACGTCATCGCTTTGAGCTTCCATCCAGAAGAAAATGGCGATGACCGCATCCACGCGCGATGGTTGGCAGGCTTAAGCGTGTAG
- a CDS encoding siderophore-interacting protein, giving the protein MAYQPFRATVVDSTRISPSFQRVRLSGLKEMGPAGAIHDLRIKLIIPGPAGLPELPAAEDWFSSWQKLDPATRGAMRTYSVRDLDRENGILTVDFVLHTAPGQTGPASSWAHAAKPGDSIYVIAPHATDAPGPGIEFQPGESREIHILGDETALPAIARILDEWPAGLTGTVHIAVPYFQDAQALAAPAGVKVEFLPHDEASLIGALAHLAGLPSPAPADKDLQPNSLSSVVEREILWETPAYSSSGEELGERAASDAYWWIAGESGVVKRMRRLLVKEAGVPRSAVSFMGYWKRGVSEG; this is encoded by the coding sequence GTGGCCTATCAACCATTCCGCGCGACCGTCGTCGACTCCACGCGGATTTCGCCAAGCTTTCAACGCGTACGCCTGTCTGGATTGAAAGAAATGGGCCCTGCAGGTGCGATCCACGATCTGCGCATCAAGCTGATCATCCCCGGCCCTGCCGGCCTGCCTGAACTGCCTGCCGCAGAAGATTGGTTCAGTTCCTGGCAAAAGCTCGACCCGGCTACCCGCGGAGCGATGCGCACATATTCTGTACGCGATTTAGACCGCGAAAACGGCATCCTCACCGTCGACTTCGTCCTGCATACTGCCCCTGGGCAAACCGGGCCAGCATCTTCTTGGGCACACGCGGCCAAACCCGGCGATAGCATTTACGTGATTGCTCCCCACGCCACCGACGCCCCAGGCCCTGGCATCGAATTCCAGCCCGGCGAGTCCCGCGAAATCCACATTCTGGGCGATGAAACCGCACTGCCTGCAATCGCCCGCATCCTCGACGAATGGCCGGCGGGGCTGACCGGCACTGTGCACATTGCGGTGCCCTACTTCCAGGATGCCCAAGCACTCGCTGCTCCAGCCGGTGTCAAGGTGGAATTCCTCCCGCACGACGAAGCCTCACTTATCGGCGCCCTCGCCCACCTCGCAGGTCTTCCCTCTCCCGCCCCTGCCGATAAAGACTTACAACCGAACTCCTTAAGCAGCGTCGTGGAGCGCGAAATCCTCTGGGAAACCCCCGCCTATTCCTCTTCCGGTGAAGAACTAGGCGAGCGCGCTGCAAGCGATGCGTATTGGTGGATTGCGGGAGAAAGCGGCGTCGTCAAGCGTATGCGTCGATTGCTGGTTAAAGAGGCCGGCGTGCCCCGTTCGGCTGTGTCTTTCATGGGATATTGGAAGCGTGGGGTCTCTGAGGGGTAG
- the pdxS gene encoding pyridoxal 5'-phosphate synthase lyase subunit PdxS — protein sequence MAENKTENKTENKTENTSKIATTRVKRGLADMLKGGVIMDVVTPEQAKIAEDAGAAAVMALERVPADIRAQGGVARMSDPDLIEGIVDAVSIPVMAKSRIGHFVEAQILAELGVDFIDESEVLSPADYVNHINKWDFDVPFVCGATNLGEALRRITEGAAMIRSKGEAGTGDVSEAVKHLRTIRGEIARLQHLDRDELYVAAKELQAPYDLVAEVAETGKLPVVLFVAGGVATPADAALVRQMGAEGVFVGSGIFKSGNPAARAEAIVKAATLYDQPAELAKISRGLGEAMVGINVADVPAPHRLAERGW from the coding sequence ATGGCTGAAAACAAGACTGAGAACAAGACTGAAAATAAGACGGAAAATACTTCCAAGATTGCGACCACCCGCGTCAAGCGCGGCCTTGCGGATATGCTCAAGGGCGGCGTCATCATGGATGTCGTTACCCCGGAGCAGGCAAAGATCGCCGAAGATGCTGGTGCTGCAGCCGTCATGGCCTTGGAGCGTGTGCCAGCGGATATCCGCGCGCAGGGCGGCGTCGCTCGTATGTCGGACCCAGACCTTATTGAGGGAATCGTTGATGCGGTTTCCATCCCGGTGATGGCAAAGTCTCGTATTGGCCACTTCGTTGAGGCGCAGATCCTGGCCGAGCTCGGTGTGGACTTTATTGACGAGTCCGAGGTTCTATCTCCGGCCGATTACGTCAACCACATCAACAAGTGGGACTTCGACGTGCCTTTCGTCTGCGGTGCTACCAACCTGGGCGAAGCGCTGCGCCGTATCACTGAGGGTGCTGCGATGATTCGTTCCAAAGGCGAAGCCGGTACCGGCGACGTCTCCGAGGCAGTAAAGCACCTGCGTACCATTCGTGGCGAGATTGCCCGCCTACAGCACCTGGATCGCGATGAGCTTTATGTCGCAGCCAAGGAGCTGCAGGCTCCGTACGACCTTGTCGCAGAGGTGGCAGAGACCGGTAAGCTGCCGGTCGTGCTCTTCGTTGCCGGTGGTGTCGCAACGCCTGCCGACGCCGCACTCGTCCGTCAGATGGGCGCCGAGGGCGTCTTCGTCGGCTCCGGTATCTTCAAGTCTGGCAATCCGGCTGCTCGCGCGGAGGCCATCGTTAAAGCGGCCACGCTGTATGACCAGCCAGCTGAGCTGGCGAAGATTTCCCGCGGTCTCGGCGAGGCGATGGTAGGCATCAACGTAGCTGACGTTCCGGCTCCGCACCGTTTGGCTGAACGTGGCTGGTAA
- a CDS encoding MerR family transcriptional regulator produces the protein MSIHMEVGEAAEFLGVSVRTLHYWEERGLVIPNARTWSNYRLYSEQDIARAQRVVVYRATGMPLKDIAAALEAGDSPVEHLRRQQAMLMEKQRRLDEQVRALDALLEETMNNNNLSVSQIAAVLGDSFAEHHAEAEETYGDTEDWAISQRNAARRNVADWEELKQRHEKLERELAAACTAGMDPAAPEALQLVERHRELLGEHFPVSKSKHVLIARGYTADERFRAHYDSQAPGLAQWLQDAINAAAHAAGIDPDTAQWR, from the coding sequence ATGAGCATACACATGGAAGTAGGCGAAGCCGCAGAATTTCTGGGAGTCAGCGTACGTACTCTGCACTACTGGGAAGAACGCGGACTTGTTATACCGAACGCTCGTACGTGGTCTAACTACCGGCTTTATTCGGAGCAAGACATCGCACGGGCGCAAAGAGTTGTGGTCTACCGCGCTACGGGGATGCCGCTTAAAGATATAGCTGCGGCCCTGGAAGCGGGAGATAGTCCGGTGGAACACCTACGCCGCCAACAGGCGATGCTCATGGAAAAACAACGCCGCCTTGATGAACAAGTGCGCGCACTCGATGCCCTTTTGGAGGAAACCATGAATAACAACAATCTCTCGGTTTCGCAGATTGCGGCAGTGCTTGGCGATAGTTTCGCCGAACACCACGCCGAAGCCGAAGAAACCTATGGCGATACGGAAGACTGGGCTATCTCCCAGCGCAATGCAGCCCGCCGCAACGTGGCAGACTGGGAAGAGCTTAAGCAACGCCATGAAAAACTCGAGCGTGAGCTAGCCGCTGCTTGTACGGCCGGAATGGACCCCGCAGCGCCGGAAGCTTTACAGCTGGTAGAGCGACACCGCGAATTGTTAGGTGAGCACTTTCCGGTATCGAAGTCCAAACATGTGCTTATCGCGCGCGGCTACACCGCCGACGAGCGTTTCCGCGCTCACTACGATTCCCAGGCGCCAGGTCTTGCGCAGTGGCTCCAAGACGCGATTAACGCCGCCGCACACGCCGCGGGAATCGACCCAGACACCGCGCAATGGCGTTAG
- a CDS encoding HNH endonuclease signature motif containing protein → MSLKTYLAALSRGVDLVAECEGMSAAQLISLGATSADAAELLALHSTYFGPTSFSKKQRTAVAHARNQQHSLSTLRRIEHFVSRVKKKVAAWNLRVELCAAASPEVERLARKRLKEMQPPRVASERATLRQHPNGLATLTVTGSSMGITDVFKGIDQSRPGASFLESQSEGGVRTQATTMVVVHLEDYCELQRGNGRDDGDVILRTTSGATMTGAEYLERTFSGEGFVTLISREEGPVDLYRMSRFASPKQRKMLSAENPTCAWPDCKVPAERCQIHHIEPWVHGGETNVSNMVPLCSYHNGVNGDDPNAPPERGRMLRIGGRVAWQPPYEAPPTFVT, encoded by the coding sequence ATGAGCCTTAAGACATACCTTGCAGCACTCAGCCGAGGCGTTGACCTCGTCGCTGAGTGCGAAGGCATGTCTGCCGCACAGCTGATTTCTTTAGGTGCCACGTCTGCTGATGCCGCCGAGCTTCTGGCGCTACACAGCACCTATTTTGGGCCGACGTCGTTTAGCAAGAAGCAACGCACCGCCGTTGCACACGCGCGAAACCAGCAGCATAGCCTGAGCACCCTGCGGCGCATCGAACATTTTGTTTCGCGAGTTAAGAAGAAAGTCGCGGCGTGGAATTTGCGCGTCGAACTCTGCGCGGCGGCGTCGCCAGAGGTAGAAAGGCTCGCGCGCAAACGCTTGAAGGAGATGCAGCCGCCGCGGGTAGCATCTGAACGTGCTACTTTGCGCCAGCACCCCAATGGTCTGGCCACGCTGACTGTCACTGGTTCTTCGATGGGAATTACGGATGTATTCAAAGGCATCGACCAGTCTCGCCCCGGCGCGAGCTTCTTGGAATCGCAGTCCGAGGGCGGAGTGCGCACGCAGGCTACCACGATGGTGGTAGTCCATCTCGAGGATTATTGCGAGCTGCAGCGCGGTAATGGTCGCGATGATGGCGATGTTATTTTGCGCACTACCTCCGGTGCCACAATGACTGGTGCGGAGTATCTTGAGCGTACTTTTTCCGGCGAGGGATTCGTTACCCTGATTAGCCGCGAGGAAGGGCCGGTGGATCTATACCGCATGTCGCGCTTTGCTTCGCCGAAGCAGCGAAAGATGTTGTCAGCAGAAAACCCCACCTGCGCCTGGCCGGATTGCAAAGTTCCGGCTGAGCGTTGCCAGATACACCACATCGAGCCTTGGGTCCACGGTGGCGAAACCAACGTTTCAAATATGGTTCCGCTGTGTTCCTACCACAACGGTGTAAACGGCGATGACCCGAATGCGCCTCCCGAACGCGGGCGCATGCTCCGCATCGGCGGGCGGGTGGCATGGCAGCCACCGTACGAAGCTCCGCCTACCTTCGTTACCTAG